In one Myxocyprinus asiaticus isolate MX2 ecotype Aquarium Trade chromosome 1, UBuf_Myxa_2, whole genome shotgun sequence genomic region, the following are encoded:
- the LOC127411304 gene encoding coatomer subunit beta-like: MTAAENVCYTLINVPNDSEPPSEVSLKTDLEKGEIKAKTEALKKVIIMILNGEKLPGLLMTIIRFVLPLQDHTIKKLLLVFWEIVPKTTPDGKLLQEMILVCDAYRKDLQHPNEFIRGSTLRFLCKLKESELLEPLMPAIRACLEHRHSYVRRNAVLAIYTIYRNFEHLIPDAPELIHDFLVNEKDASCKRNAFMMLIHADQDRALDYLSTCIDQVHTFGDILQLVIVELIYKVCHANPSERARFIRCIYNLLQSSSPAVKYEAAGTLVTLSSAPTAIKAAAQCYIDLIIKESDNNVKLIVLDRLIELKEHPTHERVLQDLVMDILRVLTTPDLEVRKKTLQLALDLVSSRNVEELVIVLKKEVIKTNNVTEHEDTDKYRQLLVRTLHSCSVRFPDMAANVIPVLMEFLSDTNEAAAADVLEFVREAIQRFDSLRRLIIEKMLEVFHAIKTVKIYRGALWILGEYCSTKEDIQSVMTEVRRSLGEIPIVENELKKEAGEVKPEEEVSAAPAPKLVTEMGTYVTQSALSTSRPSKKEEDRPPLRGFLMDGDFYVAASLATTLTKVALRYVALAEDKKGLNSFVAESMLIMATVLHLGKSSLPKKPITDDDVDRISLCLKVLSECSPLMNDIFNKECRRSLSHMLAVRLEEEKLSQKKESEKRNVTVQADDPISFMQLTAKSEMTSKEDQFQLSLLAAMGNTQRKDTADPLASKLNKVTQLTGFSDPVYAEAYVHVNQYDIVLDVLVVNQTSDTLQNCTLELATLGDLKLVEKPSPLTLAPHDFANIKANVKVASTENGIIFGNIVYDVSGAASDRNCVVLNDIHIDIMDYIQPAACTDAEFRQMWAEFEWENKVTVNTNITDLNDFLQHILKSTNMKCLTPEKALSGICGFMAANLYARSIFGEDALANVSIEKPIHLGADAPVNGHIRIRAKSQGMALSLGDKINLSQKKTVS, from the exons ATGACAGCCGCCGAGAATGTGTGTTACACCCTCATCAATGTCCCCAATGACTCTGAACCACCATCAGAAGTCAGCTTGAAAACCGATTTAG AAAAGGGGGAGATCAAAGCCAAGACAGAGGCTTTGAAGAAGGTCATCATTATGATCCTGAATGGAGAGAAACTGCCTGGCCTGTTGATGACCATCATCCGGTTTGTGCTGCCTCTTCAGGACCACACAATTAAGAAACTGCTTCTTGTTTTTTGGGAGATTGTTCCCAAAACCACTCCTGATGGAAAACTTCTTCAGGAGATGATCTTAGTCTGTGATGCCTACAGGAAG GATCTCCAGCATCCCAATGAGTTCATCCGTGGCTCCACCCTGCGCTTCCTGTGCAAGCTGAAGGAGTCTGAGCTGCTAGAGCCCCTCATGCCAGCGATCCGTGCCTGCCTGGAGCATCGTCACAGCTATGTCCGGCGCAATGCAGTCCTGGCCATATATACTATCTACAG GAACTTTGAGCATTTGATCCCCGATGCTCCTGAGCTAATTCATGATTTTCTTGTAAATGAGAAAGATGCAAGCTGCAAGAGAAATGCTTTTATGATGCTGATTCATGCAGATCAG GATAGAGCTCTGGACTACCTTAGCACCTGTATTGATCAGGTGCATacttttggagacattttacagcTAGTCATTGTTGAACTAATCTATAAG GTCTGTCATGCCAACCCCTCAGAGAGAGCTCGTTTCATCCGTTGTATCTACAACCTGCTGCAGTCCTCCAGTCCTGCTGTTAAATATGAAGCAGCTGGCACTCTTGTTACTTTGTCCAGCGCACCCACTGCCATCAag GCTGCTGCTCAGTGCTACATTGATCTGATCATTAAAGAGAGTGACAACAACGTCAAGCTCATAGTCCTGGACCGCCTGATTGAGCTGAAGGAACACCCCACACATGAGCGAGTGCTGCAG GACCTGGTGATGGATATTTTGAGGGTTTTGACAACTCCTGATCTTGAGGTCCGCAAGAAGACCCTCCAGCTGGCCCTGGACCTGGTGTCATCCCGCAATGTAGAGGAG CTGGTTATTGTGCTAAAGAAAGAAGTCATCAAAACCAATAATGTGACGGAGCATGAAGACACAGACAAGTACAGGCAGCTACTTGTTCGCACCCTCCACTCTTGTAGTGTGCGCTTTCCTGACATGGCAGCCAATGTCATCCCTGtc CTAATGGAGTTCCTGAGTGACACTAATGAGGCGGCCGCTGCAGATGTGCTGGAATTTGTACGTGAGGCAATTCAGAGGTTTGACAGTCTTAGACGTCTTATCATTGAGAAAATGCTGGAAGTCTTCCATGCTATCAAGACAGTCAA GATTTACAGAGGGGCTCTATGGATTTTGGGTGAATATTGCAGCACTAAAGAGGACATCCAGAGTGTGATGACAGAAGTCCGCAGATCTTTGGGAGAG ATTCCCATCGTGGAGAACGAGTTGAAGAAGGAGGCAGGAGAGGTGAAGCCAGAGGAAGAGGTGTCAGCAGCTCCAGCTCCTAAACTGGTGACAGAGATGGGCACCTATGTTACTCAGAGTGCCCTCAGCACCTCCAGACCGTCCAAGAAAGAAGAGGACAG ACCTCCTCTGAGGGGTTTCCTGATGGACGGAGACTTCTACGTTGCTGCCTCATTGGCCACCACCCTCACCAAAGTTGCCCTGCGTTATGTTGCCCTTGCTGAAGACAAAAAAGGGCTAAAT TCATTTGTGGCAGAGTCTATGTTGATCATGGCCACTGTGCTCCATCTGGGCAAGTCCTCTCTGCCCAAGAAGCCCATCACAGATGATGACGTGGACCGCATCTCGCTGTGCCTCAAGGTTCTGTCGGAATGCTCACCCCTCATGAACGACATCTTCAACAAGGAGTGCCGCAGATCCCTGTCCCATATGCTCGCTGTAAGGCTTGAGGAAGAGAAACTTTCTCAGAAG AAAGAATCTGAGAAGCGTAACGTGACCGTTCAGGCAGACGATCCCATCTCCTTCATGCAGCTGACTGCTAAGAGTGAGATGACCTCCAAAGAAGACCAGTTCCAGCTCAGTCTGCTGGCCGCAATGGGCAACACGCAAAGAAAAGATACAGCAGACCCTCTGGCCTCCAAACTTAATAAG GTCACACAGTTGACTGGTTTCTCAGATCCAGTGTATGCAGAAGCCTATGTCCATGTCAATCAATATGACATTGTCCTGGATGTCCTGGTTGTTAATCAGACCAGCGACACTCTACAGAACTGCACACTGGAGCTGGCAACACTTG GTGATCTTAAATTGGTTGAGAAACCATCTCCTCTCACATTGGCTCCTCATGACTTTGCCAACATCAAAGCCAATGTAAAAGTGGCTTCCACAGAGAACGGCATCATATTTGGAAACATAG TGTATGACGTATCGGGAGCAGCCAGTGACAGGAATTGCGTCGTCCTCAATGACATTCACATTGACATCATGGACTACATTCAGCCGGCCGCTTGCACAGACGCTGAGTTCAGACAGATGTGGGCTGAATTTGAGTGGGAAAATAAG GTTACCGTCAACACCAACATCACAGATCTGAATGATTTCCTCCAACACATTCTGAAATCCACCAACATGAAGTGCTTGACCCCAGAAAAG GCCCTCTCTGGCATCTGTGGCTTTATGGCTGCAAACCTATACGCCCGTTCTATATTTGGGGAGGATGCGCTTGCAAACGTCAGCATTGAGAAGCCCATCCACTTGGGTGCTGATGCCCCAGTCAATGGCCATATCCGCATCCGAGCCAAGAGCCAG
- the LOC127414611 gene encoding uncharacterized protein LOC127414611, translated as MIHYVASHHDGMMMAASVWSSSVLLLFLFVCPVFSNLFPVSFNRDELLNIRHHVPDNLFLVFEYSDFLLDILVGGAALLFKRRRRGRRAGALVKLRRCGFRTALQSIHLPNLRSLPNKTDELHLLTHTNKDFSNSAALCFTETWLSEAIPDSALHLPGFQLFRADRITELTGKTRGGGTCFYISESWCTDVTTLKRMCCPNLEAFFINCKPFYSPREFSSFILAEIKINQASSNDCKEMDQRSRAGTTSLLRLHGLECF; from the exons atgattcactatgttgcgagccatcatgatggcatgatgatggctgcctcggtgtggagctcctcagttctattgttgtttttgtttgtgtgtcctgtgtttagtaatctttttccagtcagttttaacagagacgaactgctgaacattcgacatcatgtaccagacaatcttttcctggtttttgaatattcagactttttgctagacattttagttggaggcgcagctctgctgttcaagagacgcaggcgaggtagacgagccggtgcgctggtcaaactccgtagatgcggatttcgaacagcgctgcagaGTATTCACTTaccgaatctccgctctcttcctaacaaaacggacgaactacatctcctcacccacacaaacaaggacttttcaaactctgctgccttgtgcttcacagaaacctggctgagtgaagccattccggacagcgcgttacatctgccgggcttccagctgttcagagcggatcgcatcacggagttaacggggaaaacgagaggcggtggaacatgcttttatatcagtgaaagttggtgtacagatgtaacaacgttaaagaggatgtgctgtcctaatttggaagcgttctttattaactgtaagcctttctactcgccgcgggagttttcctcgtttattttg gcagaaattaaaatcaaccaagccagtagtaatgactgtaaagagatggaccaacgaagcagagcgggaactacaagcctgcttcgattgcatggattggagtgtttttga